In Perognathus longimembris pacificus isolate PPM17 unplaced genomic scaffold, ASM2315922v1 HiC_scaffold_5054, whole genome shotgun sequence, the sequence gtctcatcgactttcctgcctgggctgactttgaactgcgatcctcagatctcagcctactgagtacctaagattccaggtgtgagccactcgtgcctggcAGGAAGTGATTTACCtgcctccacacacacaaaatccctcCTCTTGCAGACACACATTGGGAAATGGAAACACATGTAGAGACAAGCGTATGTCCACATGCAGATACATACCAGTGCGAATGTTCAAAATGGTTTGTACCATCtgattttgatttcccctaagttCATCTTTTGGGATCTCATCTCCATGATGAATCCTTTGGAAACAAGGCTTTGTGAGTGGTTCAGTTCATGTGGTGGCATCTGCATTAAAGTTAGTGGTTTCTTCTAGGCTTTCATCACCAATGGTCAAGAAGTGGGaggtgggccaggtgctggtggctgccaCCTGTCATCCTCggtcctcagggggctgagatatgaagactgcACTGCTAAGCCTGCCTGGGCATGAAAGAACCAGAATCTCTTAtcttcacaaaaagaaagaaaaacatgctggaagtggagctgtctctcaactggtagagcaccagcctggagaaagaaaagtcagACATCATGCTTCAGACCTGACTTCACTCCccagggccaacacacacacacacacacacacacacacacacacacacacacacacacacacaccagcagcagcagcaatcgTGGATATTCCAGGTTCCTTATTGTCTATGAAATAGCACTTTTGTGCCTACCAAAATCACTAATgatttcctaggtattttaagaATTATTAAGTGATGGTTCATTTTTAAAGGCCCTTTGGGAAATGCAGCCTGTGTCTCTCTGACTCTGGCTTACTTAGCTTCATGTAATGTTCTCTaagtctttcctttccccttgtcAGTGGCCGCCCACCCTGTCCACCTGCACAAGCCACCGTGTGGGATGGGCACCGGCGCAGCACAGAAGGGCTTGAGGGAGTAGAAAGGACCCTTGAGTTGATGTACTAGAAgatgtttttaatcttttattgttattataaaggtggtatacagttGTAGCATTATGtgaagaatacatttccttttgcaccaTGTTACCTGTCCATTCAGTCCAGGTTTTCCCTCGCACTACCACCCATGAGTTGTGTGGTTCATTTTCACGATGGTGTCTAGCGAATAGCactctgcatttgttcaccctttgtcctccatttctgtgctcccttacTCTCCCAAGAGAtaaacaagaccaaaagaaaaaagtaaagaaaaagcctCTCATGTCCATTTCCTGGCGTTCATTcggtaaatatatattattttatatgatcagaaggaCACAGACATTGCACCATTGTGCTCCTCTCCTGAGtatccttctttgttctcactcTGATGTACTCAGAACAATCTTTAAGCACTGCAACCCCCTTGCATCACCTGAGCATGCAGACTGAACAAGAACCCTCAGTGACTCAGAGCACTGGTGTCGTCCGTCTCTAAACCAGCTACTCGGGGGCTGAGAGTGGAAGTTTGGCACTGgtgagacaaatctgagagacgctTAGCTCCATTTACCCTGCAGAGAATGCATGAAGgtgtggtaaagcactggcctaaggggtaaagcactagccttgagttaatcAGCTGATCAAGAGCCTGACACCCTCAGAGCAAGCCCTAggtatcagaaaaagaaataaataaaaagccaaggGGACACTACAAACAAAAGGACCAAAGACTTGGAGGAGTTGGGATTCCTGTGtattaaaaaatctgaaattccGCACCAAAGGCCACTGTGCCAACATGGAGCTTGGTCACCATTTAACGTCGTAGCACGGATTTTGGACTCCTGAAGGGAGAGCCACAAGATGGAGGCCTTAGGGAAGAAGTGCAGAGGTGTTGCTGCCTGATAGATGCACATCAGCCTCTGCCCTGGCTGAATCAGCCTTCTCTGCCCAATTTCCTAAGAACCTTCTAAAATGAACTATCGTgtactatttcttaaaatatacacAGGAAATCACTAGTGATTTTGACAGACCAAAAAGTGCTATTACCTAGACCATGGTGAACCTAGAGAATCCCCAACTCGGACCTGCTTGTGagcgtgtgtttgtgcatgtgtgcatatgtgtgttcgtgtgtgcatgtgcatatgtgggtGCGTGCgcccgtgtgtgtttgtgtgtctgtgcacgcacgcgtgcggGCCCTGGGGAGTGAACTGGGGTCTGAGGCGTGATGTCTGACCTTGTCTTGtccaggctgctgctctaccattcGAGACACAGCGGCACTGCGGCGTGTGAACTGCGTTTAGTGAGATACAGAAGAGGAAGTGAGGAGAATCACCTGGCGGAAGTGTGGGGgcgcctggggtgggaggggccgcTCACCCCGAAGCCGGCTGGGCACCGTGGAGGACGCGGAGGCAGGGCCGGGCGGACTCGCTGCGGCCTGCGGCCCATTGCTCACCTCCTCGCGGGCTGCGCGGCggccctgggcggggcggggcccgcacGCGGCCTGCACCGCACCTTCCCCTTGATCCGAGGTCAGCGCACACTGGGCCCCTGCCCCTCGGCCAGGACCTCGGGGTCCTCCCGCTCCTTCACCTGCGCCAAGACGGGGACCCGGTCAGGGAGGCGCCTGCGTGGGGGCTTCCGTCCTCCGGAGAGTCTGTTCCCACCGACagcgcccggcccctcccccaggcacgCGCAGCCTCCACGCCCTGCACAGTGGGGCCCGCGGGAGGGCGCGCGGGGGAGGCGCCGGCAGGGGCCCCGGGTgccgccccgcgccgcgggcACCGACCTGCTTCCCCGCCTGGCCGCCGCGGTCCTCGCGCTCCACGGGGACGACCTGGCGCCGGCGCCGCGGCCGCGCGCACCGCACGCAGGAGCAGAGCCCCCGCAGCCACGCGAGGCAGCTCCGCAGCCGGCTCCGCAGCCGCCCGCTCCAAGCCGCGGGGGCCGAggccgggggcgcggcggggcccgcgTGACGCCCGCCGTCCTCCGCGTCCCGcagggcgccgggggcgggggccgggcggggcggggacgccCTGGGCAGCAGGCGGATGGACGGGGCCAAGTAGAGGGTGCGCGCGCTGCCCCGCGCGTCCTTCCCCGGGAAGGGGGGCGGCTGCAGGGCAGGCGCGCTGGCTCCGGCGGAGGGGACGCGCGAGGACCAGGGCCCGCCGGGCGCCACGGAGGGGCGCGGGCTCCTCGCGaggcctccccgctccccgcgctCGGACTTGCGCTGCTCCAGCATGAGGTAGGCGCCCATGAGCCCGTTGTAGCTCTTGGCGCTCAGGGCCTCGCGCACCTGCTGGGGGTCGTAGCCCAGGGCGGCCATGGCTTCCAGGATGGAGCTGTCGGGGcgcggggggaggccgggcggcgCCGGCGGCTCCCGCGGCCCCTGCTGCAGCCAGGGGTGCTCCAGCACGCGCCCCAGCGAGGGCCTGCGCGCGGGGTCGGCGGCCACCATGGCGCCCAGCAGGTCCCGGAAGTCGCTGGAGACGTGCGCGGGGAAGCCGAGCTCGCCCCCCAGCATGGCCGTCTCCACCTGCGCCGGCGTGTCGCCCCGGAACGGGCAGCGCCCCACCACCGCGGCGTAGAGCAGCACGCCCAGGCTCCACACGTCCGCCTTGGGGCCGTCGTAGCCGCCGGGCCGCAGCAGCTCCGGggcgcagaagggcagggtgcCCCCCGCCGCCAGCAGTTTCTGGCCCGCCCGCACCCGGGCGCCCAAGCCAAAATCACAGAGCTTGGCGTTGCCGTCGGCGTCCAGGAGGACGTTCTGCGGCTTCAGGTCGCCGTGCACGATGCCCAGCTCGTGGCAGTGGCTCACGGCGCGCAGCACCTGGCGGAAGACGCCGCGGGCCTCGTCCTCCCACAGGCAGCCGACGGTCTGCATCAAATCCAGGAGGTCGCCGCCCTCCGCGTGCTCCAGGACCAGGCACACGGCGTCCGCGGTGTCCACCACCTCGTACAGCTTGATCACGTTGGGGTGCTGCACGCAGCTCAGGAGGTCGATCTCGGTGTGGATGAGCTGGCTGTTCGTGGCCTTGGGGATGATCTTGACGGCCACCAGGGTGTGGGTGACAAGGTGCTGGGCGAGCTTCACCTCCGAGAAGCCGCCCTCGCCGATGTCCCCGAGGACTCTGTACTGCGCCCTGAGCAGCTCCTTCTCCGAGGCGCCGCAGGCCCGGGCGCCCAGCCCAGCGCGCTCCTCCTCGCTGGCGCTGGCGGGAGGCATTGGGGAGCAGTGCTCGCCAGGAGCcccaagaggggaagggaggagagggaaaggcacCAGCTCACCTGGAAAAGCTGTGAAAACAAACAGGACAACCAGCAAAACAGCAAAGGATGGAAGACACGAACCCACAAAGGGCAAAACTGGGAGAGCAAACCACCAGCACCACAGCACCTGCAAAGCAGCTAGCTGCGCCCGCCCGTCCTGCAGGCCACCGCCCAACAGCCTCCTGCTGTGTGGACTCAATGCTGCCCCGGgcctcttccttctgtcctctggCCCATTCCATCACAGGGGTCCTTGTGAGGTCAGAGCAGGGCGaggcaggccagcctggggggacccccacagtGTCCCCTACTTCCTGGCCCAAAACACCTATTAGGAATGAAAAAGACCACTCAAGCTTTGTTTGCATCGCTTATTGAGATTCATCTTCAGTCTGTTAACTTAAAATAGGATGCTGGCACCAGTGGCCGATTCCTGTTAGTCCTTCTTCCTCTGGGAGCTGACAttgggaggatggcagttcaatggcagcccaggcagaatgggGGAGACGCCCTATGAACCAAAGGACTCCATGTGACCCATCCATGTGATGGGAGTCAGGTCCAGCTGCATGGCTGGAACCAAAGCCCATTTCTGAAATGTAGCTAGCACATAAACAGCTGGAGGTGTGTCAGTTACACACCTGCCCCGTAAGTACTGGCACCAGGTCCAAACCAAGTACCATCCCACCCCCAAATTGCTAGCTTGATGGAATCACTCTTGTCTACTTTTGAACATAGCatgattgccttgagcaaaaagaagccagggacagtgctcaagccctgagttcaagccccaggactggtttcaGCCAATCGCCCATGCAGTACCCATTCACTTTGAATTCTCtttgaaaaatgagggtgtaagcaCATATTCAGTAGGGGTCCCTTGTGCTATCTCCCATCCTCTGCAGACTTTTCAGGCTTGTCCTGTGCTCCCCCTCTCTCTGGGCCAGGCTTCCTCCCTCATGGACGTGAAGTAGCATTGGAGAAGTCAAGTGCTCACTGGTGAATTGTTGCTTTTTAATAGTTTAGAGTTTATTCGATATTCTATGCTATCACAGATTGAATTGGCCACCAGAATATAACTTCTCTCAAGTTAAATCAGGCTGTAAGCCACATAATCTGAAAAAGCATGTATTTACATCATCAGCAGGAATGCACTTGGGTTGGTGTAGTTTAGAAAACTTGGGAAAAAGCGAAAGTTGCCCTGACCTCTGGTGAATTGATTCAAAGTGATGAGGATTTATAGAACTTGCAGAGCCTTGCAGTTATCTATGGTGGTATCTGTATTGAAAAGTGGAGATGCCTTCCAAGTGCAGCTCTGAGGCCTGAGGAGCTGACTCCGTTAATCATGACTGTGAGAACAAGTCGAATAACGCACTCAGTTGCCGCAGTGATCGCTTCTCAAGGTGTTCCTGCGTTGCTCACTGTGGCCCACAAGGACTGAGGCCGTTAGTGAAGAACATTCAAAGTTCAGATGATCAAGATGCTTCATGGTTATTCTGGGTCTAAGCAGTTAAATGTATCATTGCTATTGTTATTGATATTGTTATGATGGTACTTGGTGGGTTTTTTggcagtttggggcttgaactcagggcttcacacgtgCTTGGCTGCCTTGCACGCCTGCTGTTGATCTAGTTGAACCAAGCCTCCATCCATGCTGTGTAATGATTCATTGGAAATGGTGTCGCAGAGCTTTATTGTCTGAGTTGCTTTCAACCATggtccttcagctctcagcctctagagtagacGGGTTTAAAGGGTGTGTCCGCATGTGGCTTCAAAGGACTCTTCAGTCCTCTGGGGCTTATGTTCCACCTGTGGCCTAAGGGCATTTCCAAAATACTTTTtccataaacaaaaacaattctcacTCCCCAggcaaatatatacaaaaactagagagaaagaaagcattctGAAACTCAAAATCCTCTCCAACTGTCAAATGTTCAAGATCTGAAAATGACTGTTGTCCCTGCATGGTTAGAACTTGGGTTGGAGATCAGACCTTTTGTACAAACACAAATTTCTAAGTTAGAGGGAAAGCTGGGCAAGGCTCAATGAAGACACCATGAACAGAGTTTTCTTAAGTATGGTCCTGAGACAAACCATGCTTGGAAGGAGATCCAAACCAGAATCTTCAGATAAGGCGAATGACAGCACATGGTGTCTTACTCCTTTTCTTCATACACTGGGGACCCAACAAGGCCAGAGCTAGTCTAGCCCTAGatcttgagccatatccccagctctttttcatttttaatcttgTTTAAAGTTTGTGTCTCTTAGAaatctggcctcaaaccttcACATTTCTGCCTCAAGTTTCTGGATTGATGAAATTATGGACACAAACCACCATGAAAAGAAgtaacattgatttttttatatgtttgtgccagtacagggcttgaactcagagtcttgaggTTTTGCTTGCCTTGCTCACTTCTGGCTGAcagtctaccactcgagccaggcTTCTAGTCTGTCCTTTTGCTGTTTCCAACTgctatcttccaggtctcagcattcagagatgggattataggtgtgagccactggtctgtCCCATGCACAATAGAATTTCTAATTAATTGGACCATGTTcttaaaaattgcttttattGTCAGGTTTTTGAGCCCCACTGGGGCCTGGTGGGGCCAAAGTCAGACTTCAAGATCCTCTGAGaaaatttcatcttttaaaatactttgtagTCTATCTCCACCTATACAACAGTATAACATCCTTGTGTCTGTTTCTCTagctcttgcttttattttgtattgtatttatttgtagttttattaGAGTGGGTGATATCCTGTAAACTCTGGCTATAGAAATTGCCATAATTGGGGCtgagaatggggcttagtggtagagtgttcacctagcatgcatgaaaccctgggttccattcctcagtagcacacaaaaagaaaagggcagaagtgttgctgtggctcaagaggcagagtgctagcctcgagcataaagaagccagggacagtgctcaggccctgagtcccaagcctcaggactggcaaaaacaaacacacacacacacacacaacaccaaaGCCCTGGGAGACAATTCCCGAACCTTCTTGCTCCAGCACATTCTCAGTAGATCTGTGCTGGCAGTACTTGAAACTAGAGACAAGGGGAGTTTGGACTCCAGGGCTAGAAAGGCAACCATGGCCTGGGTTCCCAGCTTCTGGCGGAAGGATTCTGTGAAGGGTTTGGAGATTGGCTTCGGCCTGGATGGGTGGCTTTTCCCACAGGGATTCAGGGCGGGTTCACCCTCTCTAGGGTGGgacagggtggggaagggaggcctgTCCCAGTGTGTGAAGATGAAGGGACCCCAGGGCTCAGCCCTTCCTGCTCTTCACCATGGCTCTGGGCTTGCTGGGCGCCCAGTAGAGCCGGAAGAGGGCGAGGCGCCCGGGCGTGCAGCATGGGTGAAGTGcctgactttgaagtcaggcccaacATTACCACgtgggccccactttaccatgcgaaccccactttaccacgtgaacctgagataagtaggccctgtgagcaaacccagcacaagcctattagggcccagctggttgaGAACTCTaaggactgggaatgcttaaatctaaccgcccctagaatacctcgagccctgagccaatcagatttgtaccgtaATCTTGCTTTGGCCTTTATAAGATCTGTATTATCACAGCTCGAgactgcctcctaacctccgctgtgtcggtgggtaggacaaggcccgggccacggccccGCTTGAATGAAGCCTTGCTTGCTATTGCATGTCGGAATGTCGGAGTCTCGgtcgtcttcttggtggtggtcttgggacttggcacaacagggggCCTGGTGGACCTGTGCCGAGAACTTCGACGCTCCCTTGGTGTTTTACCTGACGGAAGAGCAGCAGACACGCGTGTTCGCGTGTACGCGGCACTGCACCCTGTCCTGCCGTCCTCCCGCGCTCCCATCTGCCCCGGGCCCCTGGGTGCCTGGCCGGGCCCGCGCCCTCGGGGCCCCGTGTGCCCTGCGGGTTCTCAGGGCTTCCCGTCTTGTGTCCCCAGGCCTAGGGGACGCGTTCCTGCGCCGCACGGAGGAGCACAGCCACACCCTCCTCCAGCTGGAGCCCTGCTTCACAGCCGCGGGCCACACGCGAGTCAGGGTGGTGGGGCCCCCCAGGGCCAGGCAGTGGCTCCTCAACATGGCGTGGTCTGTGGGGCACCAGGACGCCCCCTTGCAAGCCGAAGGTAGGCATCTGTGACGGGGGGAGGCTTGTGCGCAGGCCTGGGGCTCCTGCAAGGCCGCTTCCACTCGTGCACACCCCTTCCCGTGCTGGGGAATCCACGGCACCAGAGCCCAAAGCCCCCACGGCGTGGGATGAAGTCAGCGAGGGTGGGGGGCGGAGTGGGGAGGTGCCGAAGGGCCCCCCAGGGGGGACAGGCTGGGGGAACCCTACCCCACCTCCACGTCCCCACAGGCCTCTTGGCTGGGGTCACAGCTCACGGAGcgttccctctcctctctctccccatatCTGGAAATGCTGCGCTATGTCGGGAGCCAGCCCCTCACCACGGAGGACTTGGCCTTGGCTTCCATTGTTCGTCCTGACACCCTACTCCTCAGTGATCCCTTCTCTCTGGACggtgctcagtcttcctcaaGTCCAGAGGTCCAAGCTCCTGGGGTTCCATGCAGTCAGTTTTCTCATGAAGAATGACTTCCCTGGGAAGCTGAGAACCACATAGAAGAGAGCATGCAGGCTGGAGTTGTGGCCAGCTTGTCTCTCTCAGGGCGTCTAGGCATATGCCTGAGAGATGACTCCTAAATAGGAAGAAGTGTTCCCATCTTAGTatctaattatttaataatatgcAATAAATAAACTCTGTCATGTGTAATGCCTCTGTGGTGGTCTCTCTTGTTTTGACAACCTTATCTACCATATACGTTTTTCCTGTAATTACACCCAACTTCCCGGAAAACACCACCTCTCAAGAAATCTCAGATTGtaagtcgggcactggtggctcaggcctgtaaccctagctactcaggaggatgagatctaagatcacagtttgaaaccagcccaggcaggaaagtccttaagactcatctccagtcaacaaccagaaagctagaagtgtccctgtggctcaaagtggtagagtgctagccttcagcggaaaatgcacagggacagcacccaggccctgagctcaagccccagcagactggcaagaaaagaaataaaaacaaatctcagATTGCCACTACAGTGAAAACCACTTATAAACCACTTAAAGTGGTAAACTAATTAGAAATCATGTAATGTGGAAAACAACTTAAACTAAGAACATGTACTCTAATTAGCTTGCAGGGATTAGCCTAACTTTTACTTGCTCTGTGTGTgccatttgggttttttgttgggttttctgtcatggggtttgaactcaaggcttgggtgctgtccctgagctttctctcaaagctagcactctactactttgagccacagcggcacttctggttttctagtaattaattggagataaggctctcaaagatattcttgcccagactgactttgagccacaatcctcagaaatcagcctcctgagtaatacaaaatggtttggttttggtgtttgtcttcctttattttgttttacttttgccagtcctggggcttggactcagggcctgagcactgtccttgcttcttttgctcaaggctagcactctatcacttgagccacagagccacttctggctttttctatatctgtggtgctgaggaatggaacgcacggcttcatgtatgtgaggcaaacactctaccactaggaaaGCCCCCACAATATGTTTTTTTGAGAAGCATATTTTCATGAACGGAAGGACACAGGTACACTCATGGGCTCTTCTCTcctgggctatcttcaaaccaggaacctcagatctctgcaGCCTCTAGCTATGAtttcaagtgtaagccaccagctcctacttTGTGAGTTTTTCTGGCAGCATTTGGTctttttatagtgtgtgtgtgtgtgtgtgtgtgtgtgtgtgtgtgtgtgtgtgtgtgttgccagtcctcgggcttgaactgagcactgtcccttgcttcttttactcaaggctagcactctaccacttgagccacagagccacttctgactttttctgtttatgtggtgctgaagaatcaaacccagggcttcatgcatgctaggcaagcactctactgctaagccgcattcccagcccagcactgggtcttgaactgagggctagagaacccttagcttttttactgtgGCCCGGCACTTTGCtatttgagctgcacctccacttccgacagtttggtggtcaattggagataaaaatcttatcaATGTTCCTGCTCATGttggttttcagcctcctgagcagctaacgttacagctgtgagcctctAGTCTTTGTTTCCATTCCTCTTAACTTTATTATCCAGCATGAACTTTCCCTGTCCCCAACGTCCTACTATGTAGACAGCCCAGCCACCAGGTTACTTTAGATCAAGGACATGCTCTGTCTGGTTCCCTGATGTTGTCTAAGCTCTGCTTCTTCACAGGTTCTGTACCCTGAGACCTGGCTGTGCATGTATTCAAATTTGGGGGACAGAGACTGGGGTTTTTTGTACTCTAGCTATTTTACAACTTATTTATTGATATCTTAACTTTCATTGTATGTCAGTGGACACTATTACATCCAAGTTTGTTAGCATATTTTGCCAACTTCCACTTTCATAATGCACTGAATCAGTGAAAATCTTCTGGCTCATGAACCATACTAGGGAGCATTTCCTTTCTAAAGGAGGAGATGCCCAGAAGTGAGAagacagaatttttatttcttttccaaactCTCCCTTAATCATGAAGGTGAGGAGGGAGACTATTTGATTCTATATTAAACTTGTGAAAAATCTGTGTCCATGTTTTGGTTGGTGCTTTATATAagtcattgtttaaaaataaagcaatggaagtggagctgaagagctcagggacagcacccaggctcagagttcaacctccatgaccaacaacaacaacaacaaaaaagtaaagcacCAACTTATACTCCTAACAGAATTTGCTGTTAACTGAGGTTTCAAATAATCCTTTCTAAACATTAAAAGAAATTctcaaactaggggctgggaatgtggctttgtggtagagtgcttgcctagcatgcatgaagccctgggttccattcctcagcactgcacacacagaaaaagccagaagtggcactgtggctcaagacatagagtgctagccttgagcaaaagaagcaagggacagtgctcaggccctgagttcaagccccagaactggtaaaaaaaaatctcaaactaaataaataaaagaacacttAGGCAGGAGAGTGCCAAGAAAgagtgctcacacctataaccctagctattcaagatgctgagCTATAAGGATCAAAgcaatgccagcctaggcagataaatcaaagaaaatctcacctccaattaatgaagaaaaagcaagaagtggaggtgtggctcgcatTGGAGAGCGACCATGATGAATGAAAATGCCAAGCCAAAGTGCAAGGGACtgtcctgaattcaaaatttagtactgtctcacacacaccacaaaagaaTCACGTGGCATCTTGTGACAGCACTGTTTCAATAGATCTCAGGCAGGCCTAAGGCTACATTTCAACAGCTTCCCAGGTCTGCCCAGGCTGCTAGTCAGTGATCACATTTGGGGCAGCAGGGCTATACACACCTCAATGATCTTCCAAAGACTACATCTAGAGGGTTGAACCAGGGCCGGGAATCCTCATGAGCTATCCACTAAGGTAGATTTCCATCTTTTAAGAGGAGAACCCTAATACAGGGGTGTTGGGGTTGTAAATTTGCTGGGCTTAGCTCTATCACTCCCCAACATGTGGGGAAGGGTCCTACGCTTACCTATCTATTCTGTGGTGGGTCCATACCTACTCTCTTATGTCCCACTGGCCAGGAGGGTATCGAACGCGGGAGTGAGGTCCGGGTTTAGCCTTGGGTTGCGTGTGGGTGTGAGACCTCCATGCtcaccagcccaaggaagacatgaGCGTGTGAGATctcggagaaaacctctagggcttc encodes:
- the LOC125344980 gene encoding putative KHDC1-like protein codes for the protein MSESRSSSWWWSWDLAQQGAWWTCAENFDAPLVFYLTEEQQTRVFACLGDAFLRRTEEHSHTLLQLEPCFTAAGHTRVRVVGPPRARQWLLNMAWSVGHQDAPLQAE